A single window of Nocardia sp. NBC_01327 DNA harbors:
- a CDS encoding cupin domain-containing protein, with protein sequence MSIDRNPTTGMIIDLLGPTIEFMTAPDDDENDFCVMRGVVPPGGFVPLHSHSDTEGFVVVSGAVQVLRGDSDNPPEWLGAAAGDYVHMGGAAAHAWRNIGSTPAIVLVVATNRLGRFMRDAGRPVSEALTPPTPQDLARFAGAAANYGFWMADREQNAAVGITL encoded by the coding sequence ATGAGTATCGACAGAAACCCGACAACGGGGATGATCATCGACCTGCTCGGTCCGACCATCGAATTCATGACCGCACCGGACGACGACGAGAACGATTTCTGTGTCATGCGCGGGGTGGTTCCGCCCGGCGGATTCGTGCCATTGCACAGTCATTCGGACACCGAGGGGTTCGTCGTGGTCTCCGGTGCGGTGCAGGTGCTGCGGGGAGACAGTGACAATCCGCCGGAGTGGCTGGGGGCCGCGGCGGGGGATTACGTGCACATGGGTGGCGCGGCGGCGCACGCCTGGCGCAATATCGGCAGTACTCCGGCGATCGTGCTGGTGGTGGCGACCAACCGGCTGGGCCGGTTCATGCGGGATGCGGGCAGGCCGGTCAGCGAGGCGCTCACGCCGCCGACCCCGCAGGACCTTGCCCGATTCGCCGGAGCCGCTGCGAACTATGGGTTTTGGATGGCGGACCGGGAGCAGAACGCGGCCGTGGGAATCACGCTGTAG
- a CDS encoding ArsR/SmtB family transcription factor, with product MDEDAVFKALADRTRRQLLDALFVRDGQTLTELESGSEMTRFGISKHLRLLEEAGLVTSVRSGRKKLHYLNPVPIRLIHDRWIDKFTEQQISALTDLKRDLES from the coding sequence GTGGACGAGGACGCGGTGTTCAAGGCGCTGGCCGATCGCACCCGGCGGCAACTGCTGGACGCGCTGTTCGTCAGGGACGGCCAGACGCTGACCGAGCTGGAATCCGGGTCGGAGATGACCCGCTTCGGCATCAGCAAACATCTCCGGCTGCTCGAGGAAGCGGGCTTGGTGACTTCCGTCCGCAGCGGGCGGAAGAAGTTGCACTACCTCAATCCCGTGCCGATTCGGCTGATTCACGATCGCTGGATCGACAAATTCACCGAACAGCAGATCTCCGCACTGACCGATTTGAAAAGGGACCTGGAATCGTGA
- a CDS encoding alpha/beta hydrolase has protein sequence MIRSIRRFGALAIAGVVAASLSTVLSTGTAIAEDNNDPIIASKKLLADPVAPDGSKLVSGTVDGRNFTLQVHSTAMDKNITVKVQRPNDASQPRPVLYLLNGAGGGTDMATWWHNTNIGDFLATKDVNVVMPVGGAWAYYTDWKQDDPVLGRNEWKTFLLDELPPLIDPALNTNGASAIAANSMTATAVLQLAIAKPGFYQAVAGYSGCAQIADPIGKRFTKLVVETYGGGDVRNMYGDDDDPAWAANDPVINAEGLRGTRLFLSDGSGLPGPHDHIGDPTMLNPTQMGLANQMIVGGVIEAAVNYCTHNLQNRLNDLNIPATFDFQPTGTHSWGYWQDAFYASWPTLAAGLGLPA, from the coding sequence ATGATCAGGTCGATTAGGCGTTTCGGGGCATTGGCAATTGCGGGAGTTGTCGCAGCCTCACTGTCCACCGTATTGAGCACCGGCACCGCGATCGCCGAGGACAACAACGATCCGATCATCGCATCGAAGAAACTGCTCGCGGATCCGGTGGCTCCCGACGGTTCGAAGCTGGTATCCGGAACTGTCGACGGCCGCAATTTCACACTGCAGGTCCACTCCACCGCGATGGACAAGAACATCACCGTCAAAGTCCAGCGTCCCAATGACGCCTCGCAGCCGCGGCCGGTGCTCTATCTCCTGAACGGCGCGGGCGGCGGCACCGATATGGCAACCTGGTGGCACAACACCAATATCGGCGATTTCCTCGCCACCAAAGATGTGAATGTCGTGATGCCGGTCGGCGGCGCATGGGCCTATTACACCGACTGGAAGCAGGACGATCCGGTCCTCGGGCGCAATGAATGGAAGACCTTCCTGCTCGACGAATTGCCCCCGCTGATCGATCCGGCCCTGAACACCAACGGCGCCAGCGCCATTGCGGCCAATTCGATGACCGCCACCGCGGTGCTGCAGCTCGCGATCGCCAAGCCCGGCTTCTATCAGGCCGTGGCCGGCTACAGCGGCTGCGCCCAGATCGCCGATCCGATCGGCAAGCGTTTCACCAAGCTGGTCGTGGAAACCTACGGCGGCGGCGACGTCAGAAATATGTACGGCGATGACGACGATCCGGCCTGGGCCGCCAACGATCCGGTCATCAATGCCGAAGGCCTGCGCGGCACCAGGCTTTTCCTCTCCGACGGCAGCGGCCTCCCCGGCCCGCACGACCATATCGGCGACCCCACCATGCTGAACCCCACCCAAATGGGCCTGGCCAACCAAATGATCGTCGGCGGCGTCATCGAAGCGGCGGTCAACTACTGCACCCACAATCTCCAGAACCGCCTGAACGACCTGAATATCCCCGCCACCTTCGACTTCCAGCCCACCGGCACCCATTCCTGGGGCTACTGGCAGGACGCCTTCTACGCCTCCTGGCCCACCCTCGCCGCCGGCCTGGGCCTCCCCGCGTAA
- a CDS encoding alpha/beta fold hydrolase — translation MYIHQWGRGPRVVLVHGGVLGGRETWRAQRELSERWTLLAPDRPGHGRTPGVGRQDFEIESLLVAEQLLDRPVHLVGTSYGAIVAMYAAVRSPRNVLSLTVIEPPASGVARGVPVVDAFGARVRAALEAVELPPATALREFLAVVGAQVELADPPAPVLIDGMRRLLGARPPDEAELPLSRLRRAPFPMLVVSGGHMDANEIICDTIAQRTGAARAVCPGSGHLVPDTGKPFNDVLERFLVAANRSPSA, via the coding sequence ATGTACATCCATCAGTGGGGCAGGGGACCGCGGGTCGTGCTTGTGCACGGGGGTGTGCTGGGCGGGCGGGAGACGTGGCGGGCGCAGCGTGAGTTGAGCGAACGGTGGACCTTGCTTGCGCCGGACCGGCCTGGGCACGGGCGGACGCCCGGGGTCGGCAGGCAGGATTTCGAGATCGAATCCTTGCTCGTCGCTGAGCAATTACTGGACCGGCCTGTCCATCTTGTGGGCACGTCCTACGGTGCGATCGTCGCCATGTACGCGGCGGTGCGCAGTCCTCGAAATGTGTTGTCGCTGACGGTGATCGAACCGCCTGCGAGCGGAGTGGCGCGCGGTGTTCCGGTTGTGGACGCGTTCGGGGCGAGGGTGCGGGCGGCTCTGGAAGCGGTCGAACTTCCGCCCGCGACGGCATTGCGCGAGTTTCTGGCCGTCGTCGGTGCGCAGGTCGAACTGGCCGATCCGCCCGCACCGGTTCTGATCGACGGAATGCGCCGGCTGCTCGGTGCGCGACCACCCGACGAGGCCGAGTTGCCACTGTCGCGGTTGCGGCGTGCGCCGTTCCCGATGCTGGTTGTTTCCGGCGGGCATATGGATGCCAACGAGATCATCTGCGACACCATCGCGCAGCGGACCGGCGCGGCACGCGCGGTTTGTCCCGGTAGCGGTCATCTGGTGCCCGATACCGGAAAGCCGTTCAACGACGTGCTGGAGAGATTCCTCGTGGCCGCGAATCGATCGCCTTCGGCTTGA
- a CDS encoding esterase/lipase family protein: MTKVLIGALVTACTVSGVFAAWSAPEAAAVPTLIPEQATVGYGPEQTSFVSAFAYNVANPHVAPVGANDWSCTPSAEHPRPVVLVHGTWVNEYNSFARLSPELARQGYCVFAAVYGDEEDSLIGRLPVIRGSGDPVAGAKEVARFVDAVLEHTGSKQVDMVGYSLGGPVTRQYLRFEGGADRDDPAKNKVKTVVTLGGTNHGTTLDGIGALGAQINAIGLDVLGLTQVVIGPAGIDQVVGSDFVRNLNAEGDTDPGIDYTVIGTRFDEVTTPPQSTFLGTGRGATVRNIWLQDGCTSDFADHLSMMYDPRALHYVSAALDPTAYANRVPPCGFQPPAF; the protein is encoded by the coding sequence ATGACCAAGGTATTGATCGGCGCGCTTGTGACCGCCTGTACGGTTTCCGGGGTGTTCGCCGCCTGGTCGGCGCCGGAGGCGGCGGCCGTGCCGACCCTCATTCCCGAGCAGGCGACCGTCGGCTACGGGCCCGAGCAGACGTCATTCGTCTCCGCATTCGCCTACAACGTGGCCAATCCCCATGTGGCGCCGGTCGGTGCGAACGATTGGTCGTGCACACCCTCGGCAGAACATCCGCGGCCGGTCGTACTGGTGCACGGCACCTGGGTCAATGAGTACAACAGTTTCGCGCGCCTCTCACCGGAGCTCGCACGGCAGGGCTACTGCGTTTTCGCGGCCGTCTACGGGGATGAAGAAGACAGTCTCATCGGCAGGCTGCCCGTCATTCGCGGCTCCGGTGACCCGGTCGCGGGGGCCAAGGAGGTGGCGCGGTTTGTCGATGCGGTCCTCGAGCACACCGGCAGCAAACAGGTAGATATGGTCGGCTATTCGCTCGGCGGGCCGGTGACCAGACAGTACCTGCGGTTCGAAGGTGGAGCCGATCGCGATGATCCCGCGAAGAACAAGGTGAAAACCGTTGTGACGCTGGGCGGAACCAATCACGGGACCACCCTCGACGGCATCGGCGCGCTCGGCGCGCAGATCAATGCGATCGGCCTGGATGTGCTCGGCCTGACGCAGGTCGTCATCGGGCCCGCCGGCATCGACCAGGTGGTCGGCTCGGACTTCGTGCGAAACCTCAATGCGGAGGGCGATACCGACCCCGGCATCGACTACACCGTGATCGGCACCCGCTTCGATGAGGTGACCACGCCACCGCAATCGACGTTCCTGGGCACCGGCCGCGGTGCGACCGTTCGCAATATCTGGCTGCAGGACGGCTGCACCAGCGACTTCGCCGATCACCTGAGCATGATGTACGACCCGCGCGCCCTCCACTACGTCAGCGCGGCACTGGATCCGACCGCCTACGCGAACCGCGTCCCGCCCTGCGGTTTCCAGCCCCCGGCCTTCTGA
- a CDS encoding ParA family protein codes for MLATLSGEAQAIQGEAQIVALCNQKGGVGKTTSTINLGAALAEQGRRVLLVDLDPQGALSAGLGVAVNDLELTVYDLFGKSAPPVDDVLMETGVDNVHLLPSNIDLSAAEIQLVNEVGREQSLRRVLEPIRHRYDYILIDCQPSLSLLTVNALACADGVIIPMEPEYFALRGLALLTDTMDKVRDRLNPRLSLFGILVTMFDRRLLHSRQVLTRVVEVFGDQVYGTRISRTVRFPDASIAGEPVTTWAPKSGGAEQYRALAREVIARAAR; via the coding sequence ATGTTGGCAACCCTTTCGGGCGAAGCGCAGGCGATCCAGGGCGAAGCGCAGATCGTTGCTCTGTGCAATCAGAAGGGTGGCGTCGGTAAAACCACGTCGACCATCAATCTGGGTGCCGCACTTGCCGAGCAGGGCCGGCGCGTGCTGCTAGTCGACCTCGATCCGCAGGGTGCGCTGTCCGCGGGGCTGGGCGTTGCCGTCAACGACCTCGAGCTGACCGTCTACGACCTATTCGGGAAATCCGCGCCGCCGGTCGACGATGTGCTGATGGAGACCGGCGTCGACAATGTGCATCTGCTGCCGAGCAATATCGACCTGTCCGCCGCGGAGATCCAATTGGTCAACGAGGTCGGCCGGGAGCAGTCGCTGCGCCGGGTGCTGGAGCCGATCCGTCATCGCTACGACTACATCCTCATCGACTGCCAGCCGTCGCTGAGCCTGCTCACCGTGAACGCACTCGCCTGCGCGGACGGTGTGATCATCCCGATGGAGCCCGAGTACTTCGCCCTGCGCGGCCTCGCGCTGCTCACCGACACCATGGACAAGGTCCGCGACCGACTGAACCCGCGCCTGAGCCTCTTCGGCATTCTGGTCACCATGTTCGACCGCCGCCTCCTGCATTCGCGCCAGGTGCTCACCCGAGTGGTCGAAGTCTTCGGCGACCAGGTCTACGGCACCCGCATCTCCCGAACAGTCCGCTTCCCCGACGCCAGCATCGCCGGTGAACCGGTCACCACCTGGGCCCCCAAATCCGGCGGCGCCGAACAGTATCGAGCCCTGGCCCGCGAAGTAATCGCCCGCGCCGCCCGCTGA
- a CDS encoding NUDIX hydrolase yields MTYTSFVDVLLIATRGDEILLARRANTGYSDGLWNLPSGKLEPDEDLEAAMIREAHEEIGIQLSRKDIRMVAALHLRAPDGQGRVGFFFHADKWIGEPFNAEPHKCSDLRWFHREEIPADTVPYTDAGLELFWRDEHFGLSGWPAPADVDS; encoded by the coding sequence ATGACCTACACAAGTTTCGTCGACGTGCTGCTCATCGCGACTCGGGGCGATGAGATCCTGCTCGCGCGCCGTGCGAATACCGGGTACTCGGATGGGCTGTGGAATCTGCCGTCCGGAAAGCTCGAACCCGATGAGGACCTGGAGGCCGCGATGATTCGTGAGGCGCACGAGGAGATCGGTATACAGCTGAGCCGCAAGGATATTCGTATGGTCGCCGCACTGCATCTGCGGGCGCCCGATGGGCAGGGGCGAGTCGGGTTCTTCTTTCACGCCGACAAATGGATCGGCGAACCGTTCAATGCCGAACCGCACAAATGCTCGGACCTGCGGTGGTTTCATCGTGAGGAGATTCCGGCGGATACGGTGCCCTACACCGATGCGGGTCTGGAACTGTTCTGGCGCGATGAGCATTTCGGCTTGTCGGGATGGCCTGCACCTGCGGATGTCGATTCGTGA
- a CDS encoding SRPBCC domain-containing protein, with protein MSFDEVLARARPETTQIHRVIIAAPAARIWQAVTDPDWTVRYGFGGRSMIEPRIGGAFTVFAPSGPRPIDTEPEIIIRGTVTDYAPPTLWGARIRFLGDENLAAAPETYLRYEIRDRGDGTCALTVIHDVAGAPLISIIISGDLESEGFGGGYPFMLSDLKSLLETGHSLPVSRPTHKS; from the coding sequence GTGAGCTTCGACGAAGTCCTCGCGCGGGCGCGCCCGGAGACGACGCAGATCCATCGCGTGATCATTGCCGCGCCGGCCGCGCGGATCTGGCAGGCCGTGACCGATCCGGACTGGACCGTGCGCTACGGATTCGGCGGCCGCAGCATGATCGAACCCCGGATCGGCGGCGCATTCACGGTATTCGCTCCGTCCGGACCCCGTCCGATCGATACCGAGCCCGAAATCATCATTCGCGGCACGGTCACCGACTACGCCCCGCCGACACTGTGGGGCGCCCGCATCCGTTTCCTCGGCGACGAAAACCTCGCCGCGGCGCCGGAAACCTATCTGCGCTACGAGATTCGCGACCGCGGCGACGGCACCTGCGCCCTGACCGTCATTCACGACGTCGCCGGCGCCCCGCTCATCTCGATCATCATCTCCGGCGACCTGGAATCGGAAGGTTTCGGCGGTGGCTACCCGTTCATGCTCAGCGATCTGAAATCCCTGCTGGAGACGGGGCATTCACTGCCCGTCAGTCGACCGACGCACAAGAGTTGA
- a CDS encoding TetR/AcrR family transcriptional regulator, producing MPRVGLTPQRIVTEAATVADEVGLDRLTLATVAKRCGVSLPGLYKHVDGLDAVKRDISVQATRELTAKLAAATSGVAGKEALQALSAAYREYARAYPGRYTASVRAPAADDREHEEVAVQAVGVISAALKGYRLEGADLIHAIRIWRIACHGLASLEGAGAFGLPDPMDETFTRLIDALDASFRADS from the coding sequence ATGCCCCGTGTCGGCCTGACTCCGCAAAGGATCGTCACCGAGGCCGCGACCGTCGCCGATGAGGTGGGCCTGGACAGGCTCACGCTGGCGACGGTCGCGAAGCGCTGTGGCGTCTCACTTCCCGGGTTGTACAAGCATGTCGACGGACTCGACGCCGTCAAGCGGGACATCTCCGTTCAAGCCACGCGGGAGCTGACCGCGAAGCTCGCGGCGGCCACCTCCGGTGTAGCGGGAAAGGAAGCGCTGCAAGCGCTTTCGGCGGCATACCGCGAGTACGCCAGGGCTTACCCCGGCCGCTATACGGCGAGCGTCCGGGCGCCCGCCGCCGATGATCGGGAGCACGAGGAAGTAGCGGTGCAGGCGGTCGGCGTCATCAGCGCCGCCCTCAAGGGCTACCGGCTGGAAGGCGCGGATCTGATCCACGCCATTCGCATCTGGCGCATCGCCTGCCACGGCTTGGCATCCCTGGAAGGCGCGGGAGCCTTCGGCCTCCCCGACCCGATGGACGAAACATTCACCCGCTTGATCGACGCCCTGGACGCATCCTTCCGCGCCGACAGCTGA